A single window of Granulicella mallensis MP5ACTX8 DNA harbors:
- a CDS encoding DUF3037 domain-containing protein — MPVPNSFNYATVRVVPRVDRDEFVNAGVIVYSSEQNFLGARIEVNEARLRALWPALDVSMVERHLQAICRICVGDPAAGPIARLSKKERFYWLTAPRSAVIQISPVRTGLSSDPESLLNRLAQELVATV, encoded by the coding sequence ATGCCCGTTCCCAACTCGTTTAATTACGCGACAGTGCGCGTGGTTCCCCGCGTCGACCGGGACGAGTTCGTGAATGCGGGGGTGATCGTCTACTCCTCGGAGCAGAACTTTCTCGGTGCGCGCATCGAGGTCAATGAGGCGCGTCTTCGTGCGTTGTGGCCTGCGTTGGATGTGAGCATGGTGGAGCGGCACCTGCAGGCGATCTGCCGTATCTGTGTGGGCGATCCTGCGGCCGGGCCGATTGCGCGCCTGTCGAAGAAGGAACGCTTCTACTGGCTGACAGCGCCGCGTAGCGCGGTGATTCAGATCTCGCCTGTACGCACAGGGCTTTCGTCCGATCCGGAGAGCCTGCTGAATCGGCTGGCGCAGGAGCTTGTAGCGACAGTCTGA